One genomic region from Polyangium spumosum encodes:
- a CDS encoding deoxyribodipyrimidine photolyase: MTNPDLLLRESCVPSDRVRLANDRDLRPDGDFVLYWMTAARRTHFNFGLERAAAWARALGRPLVVLEALRVGYLHASDRLHAFVLRGMADNARRLAAAGVVHHAYVEPRPGAGKGLVAALAGRACLVVTDDYPTFFLPRMIAAAAKQIPVRFEQVDSNGLLPIHAPDRVFTTAFSFRAYLQKNLLPHLRHRPLADPLAAALPAPSKELLPRDVLTRWPMASPELLSASPAALAALPIDHAVPVVTRIPGGPEAGRAALAHFLRVNLIRYDAERNDPDARATSGLSPYLHLGHVSVHEVFAELERLEGWSEKKTKPAGGKREGFWGMSAPAASFLDELVTWREIGLNLCALRPDDAKRFESLPDWAQKTLADHEPDPRPAIYSLAELEGARTADPLWNAAQRELLRDGRIHNYLRMLWGKRVLEWTRSPREALAALIELNDKYALDGRDPNSYSGILWTFGRYDRPWAPERPIYGTVRYMSSANTLKKIDLERYLVEFGGPEASARPDKRHGKRK; this comes from the coding sequence CGCCTGGCGAACGACCGTGACCTCCGGCCCGACGGCGATTTCGTGCTCTACTGGATGACGGCGGCGCGGCGCACCCATTTCAACTTCGGCCTCGAGCGCGCCGCTGCGTGGGCGCGTGCCCTCGGCCGCCCCCTCGTCGTCCTCGAAGCCCTGCGCGTCGGTTACCTCCACGCGAGTGATCGTCTCCACGCGTTCGTCCTCCGGGGCATGGCCGACAATGCCCGCCGCCTCGCCGCGGCCGGCGTCGTCCACCACGCCTACGTCGAACCTCGGCCCGGGGCGGGCAAAGGCCTCGTCGCCGCGCTCGCCGGCCGCGCGTGCCTCGTCGTCACCGACGACTATCCCACGTTTTTCCTGCCCCGCATGATCGCCGCCGCCGCGAAGCAGATCCCCGTCCGCTTCGAGCAGGTCGATTCGAACGGCCTCTTGCCCATCCACGCCCCCGATCGTGTCTTCACCACCGCATTCTCGTTCCGCGCGTATCTCCAGAAAAACCTCCTCCCACACCTGCGCCATCGCCCGCTCGCCGATCCGCTCGCCGCGGCCCTCCCGGCGCCTTCGAAAGAGCTCCTCCCGCGGGATGTCCTCACGCGCTGGCCCATGGCCTCCCCCGAGCTCCTCTCGGCCTCGCCTGCCGCGCTCGCCGCGCTCCCGATCGATCACGCGGTCCCCGTCGTCACCCGCATCCCGGGCGGCCCCGAGGCCGGCCGCGCCGCGCTCGCCCATTTCCTCCGGGTGAACCTCATCCGTTACGACGCCGAGCGCAACGACCCCGACGCCCGCGCGACGAGCGGCCTCTCGCCTTATCTGCATTTGGGCCACGTCTCCGTGCACGAGGTCTTCGCCGAGCTCGAGCGGCTCGAGGGCTGGTCCGAAAAAAAGACCAAACCCGCCGGCGGCAAGCGCGAGGGCTTCTGGGGCATGAGCGCGCCTGCCGCGTCCTTCCTCGACGAGCTCGTCACCTGGCGCGAGATCGGCCTGAACCTCTGCGCCCTGCGGCCGGACGACGCGAAGCGGTTCGAGTCCCTCCCCGACTGGGCCCAGAAGACCCTCGCCGATCACGAACCCGACCCCCGCCCGGCGATCTATTCCCTCGCCGAGCTCGAGGGCGCGCGCACGGCCGATCCCCTCTGGAACGCGGCGCAACGCGAGCTCTTGCGGGACGGCCGCATCCACAACTACCTGCGTATGCTCTGGGGCAAACGCGTGCTCGAATGGACCCGCTCCCCGCGTGAGGCCCTCGCCGCCCTGATCGAGCTCAACGACAAGTACGCGCTCGACGGCCGCGACCCGAACTCGTATTCGGGCATCCTCTGGACGTTCGGCCGCTACGACCGCCCCTGGGCCCCGGAGCGGCCCATTTATGGCACGGTCCGCTACATGAGCTCGGCCAATACCTTGAAAAAAATCGACCTCGAGCGCTACCTCGTCGAGTTCGGCGGCCCCGAGGCGAGCGCGCGCCCCGACAAACGTCATGGCAAGCGCAAATGA